A single Longimicrobiales bacterium DNA region contains:
- the secD gene encoding protein translocase subunit SecD: MFGTLKGRLLIIAAVVIASAATLYFRGITRGLDLSGGIYLALEVADPDGTMSPEVRREHTDRNIHILRSRIDPTGTGEQNVQRVGDYRIIVELPGETDIERARQLISQTAFLEFKRVEDLQPLINVLPRMDRAVLAAMPEAAADTTRGMQRDVRERIFGAQSPADTTAADTTGADSATDTTAGATAAADLDEPPASNPLSELLLAAGDGEMQVAEQDVERVKQYLALPGVSSLLPRGTELVWGARQQALGAQLYRSLYLLESEPFITGERLENATAARDPQFNQTVVGFEFDRRGGRIFSEVTSRSIDKRIAIVLDDEVHSAPVVQSQIGSSGQIEMGQAPMEEARDLALVLRAGAFSAPLAEVENRSIGPSLGQDSIDQGKIAGMIGIVLVILIMIAYYRLAGVLAVSALVVYVLLLLAGLSILGAALTAPGIAGMILSLGMAVDANVLIFERIREELAGGRTVRAAVDNGFQHAMSAIIDSNITTLITALILFQVGTGPVRGFAVTLSIGIIASFFSAVFITRTFFLLYLERRRTADAISI; the protein is encoded by the coding sequence ATGTTCGGCACGCTCAAAGGCCGGCTCCTGATCATTGCCGCAGTCGTGATCGCAAGTGCCGCGACCCTGTACTTCCGCGGCATCACGCGCGGCCTCGACCTGAGCGGCGGCATTTATCTCGCCCTCGAGGTGGCCGATCCGGACGGCACGATGTCACCGGAAGTCCGGCGGGAGCACACCGACCGCAACATCCATATCCTGCGCAGCCGCATAGATCCGACGGGCACGGGTGAGCAGAACGTCCAGCGCGTCGGCGACTACCGCATCATCGTGGAGCTGCCGGGGGAGACGGACATCGAGCGCGCCCGTCAGCTGATCTCGCAGACGGCGTTCCTGGAGTTCAAGCGGGTTGAAGATCTGCAGCCACTCATTAACGTGCTGCCGCGCATGGACCGGGCGGTCCTCGCGGCCATGCCCGAGGCGGCCGCCGATACCACGCGCGGCATGCAGCGTGACGTGCGCGAACGGATCTTCGGTGCACAGAGCCCGGCCGACACCACTGCGGCCGACACCACCGGTGCCGATTCGGCCACGGACACGACTGCGGGTGCGACGGCCGCTGCCGATCTCGACGAGCCGCCCGCATCCAATCCGCTCAGCGAGCTGCTGCTCGCGGCCGGCGATGGCGAGATGCAGGTGGCCGAGCAGGACGTGGAGCGTGTGAAGCAGTATCTGGCACTGCCGGGCGTGTCCAGCCTCCTCCCGCGAGGCACGGAGCTGGTGTGGGGGGCCCGGCAGCAGGCGCTCGGCGCTCAGCTCTACCGCTCGCTCTATCTGCTCGAGTCGGAACCGTTCATCACGGGAGAACGACTCGAGAACGCGACCGCGGCGCGCGACCCGCAGTTCAACCAGACGGTGGTCGGCTTCGAGTTCGACCGGCGTGGCGGACGGATCTTCTCGGAAGTGACGAGCCGCAGTATCGACAAGCGTATCGCCATCGTGCTGGACGATGAGGTGCACAGCGCGCCGGTCGTGCAGTCGCAGATCGGATCGAGCGGCCAGATCGAGATGGGGCAGGCACCGATGGAAGAGGCGCGCGACCTGGCACTGGTGCTCCGCGCCGGCGCCTTCTCGGCCCCGCTTGCCGAGGTCGAGAATCGATCGATAGGGCCGTCACTCGGGCAGGACTCGATCGACCAGGGAAAGATCGCCGGCATGATAGGCATTGTGCTGGTCATCCTCATTATGATCGCCTACTACCGTCTGGCCGGCGTTCTCGCCGTATCGGCGCTCGTCGTCTACGTGCTGCTGCTGCTGGCCGGTCTGTCCATCCTCGGCGCAGCGCTCACGGCACCGGGCATCGCGGGCATGATCCTCTCCCTCGGCATGGCGGTCGACGCCAATGTGCTCATTTTCGAGCGCATCCGTGAGGAACTCGCAGGCGGGCGCACTGTGCGTGCTGCGGTCGACAACGGCTTCCAGCACGCGATGTCGGCCATCATCGACTCCAACATCACGACGCTCATCACGGCTCTGATCCTGTTCCAGGTAGGAACGGGTCCGGTGCGCGGCTTCGCCGTCACCCTGTCCATTGGTATCATCGCGTCCTTCTTCTCGGCCGTGTTCA